Proteins from a single region of Catenulispora acidiphila DSM 44928:
- a CDS encoding glycosyl hydrolase family 79 C-terminal domain-containing protein — MKTVTRTRAAVAAATLAAASLAAALTGSGTAQAAGGPAQPAAAGLAIAVHPDQVGQQLRAGFVGLSFGAATVAADDYSATDLAGYLKTLGPSGTLRVGGNSGDGTFWTSTNEAAPSWATSGTITPAKLQSLAAIAHATGWKVILAVNLKHPDAPRAADEAKYAQQIFGRSLLAIEVGNEPNFYEADADAYHADFETYAAAIRAAVPGMPLTGPEAETNHSSWLGAFATADAAHPDVSLISDHTYPTSACGGQVATIPQLLGTASVQYENTNAQAALSAARQLHVPAAMTETNSTVCAGTAGVSDTLASALWSLDYNLLLAQDGMTSAEFMDGTNAAGCDPYTPLCPTTGDLTPRPLYYGLLATELVGSGEFVALDNPDSADIRAYAVRESGHLTIVLDNVQDPASHGATTVNLALGLRNLHCGTATTLSTTSPAGLAATTDITLGGQQVGAHGAFPTPQHTSVSVRHGAANVTVQAGSAVIIRFS; from the coding sequence ATGAAGACCGTCACTCGTACCCGTGCCGCCGTCGCCGCCGCGACCCTCGCGGCCGCCTCGCTCGCCGCCGCGCTGACCGGCTCCGGAACCGCGCAGGCCGCCGGGGGTCCGGCGCAGCCGGCCGCCGCCGGCCTGGCCATCGCCGTCCATCCCGACCAGGTCGGACAGCAGCTGCGCGCGGGCTTCGTCGGGCTCTCCTTCGGCGCCGCGACCGTCGCCGCCGACGACTACTCCGCCACCGACCTCGCCGGGTACCTCAAGACCCTCGGTCCGAGCGGCACGCTGCGGGTCGGCGGCAACTCCGGCGACGGGACGTTCTGGACGTCGACCAACGAGGCCGCGCCGAGTTGGGCGACGTCCGGCACGATCACGCCGGCGAAGCTCCAGTCGCTGGCGGCGATCGCGCACGCGACCGGCTGGAAGGTGATCCTCGCAGTGAACCTCAAGCACCCGGACGCGCCGCGCGCCGCCGACGAGGCGAAGTACGCGCAGCAGATCTTCGGACGCTCGCTCCTGGCCATAGAGGTGGGCAACGAGCCCAACTTCTACGAGGCCGACGCCGACGCCTACCACGCCGACTTCGAGACGTACGCCGCGGCCATCCGCGCCGCCGTTCCAGGCATGCCGCTGACCGGTCCCGAAGCCGAGACCAACCACAGCTCCTGGCTCGGCGCCTTCGCCACCGCCGACGCCGCCCACCCGGACGTCTCGCTGATCAGCGACCACACCTACCCGACCAGCGCCTGCGGCGGCCAGGTCGCGACGATCCCGCAGCTGCTCGGCACCGCCTCGGTGCAGTACGAGAACACCAACGCGCAGGCGGCGCTGAGCGCGGCGCGGCAGCTGCACGTGCCGGCGGCCATGACGGAGACCAACTCGACGGTGTGCGCCGGCACGGCAGGGGTCAGCGACACACTCGCTTCGGCACTGTGGTCCCTGGACTACAACCTGCTGCTCGCCCAGGACGGCATGACGAGCGCGGAGTTCATGGACGGAACCAACGCAGCAGGCTGCGACCCGTACACCCCCCTGTGCCCGACGACCGGCGACCTGACCCCGCGCCCCCTGTACTACGGCCTGCTCGCCACCGAGCTTGTGGGCAGCGGCGAATTCGTGGCGCTCGACAATCCCGACTCCGCCGACATCCGCGCCTACGCCGTCCGCGAAAGCGGGCACCTGACCATCGTCCTGGACAACGTGCAGGACCCGGCCAGCCACGGCGCGACGACGGTGAACCTGGCTCTGGGCCTGCGGAACCTGCACTGCGGAACCGCGACGACTCTGAGCACGACCTCCCCCGCCGGCCTGGCCGCGACCACCGACATCACCCTCGGCGGCCAGCAGGTCGGGGCCCACGGCGCGTTCCCGACACCGCAGCACACGTCGGTGTCGGTACGTCACGGCGCGGCGAACGTGACGGTACAGGCAGGAAGCGCCGTCATCATCCGCTTCAGCTAA
- a CDS encoding TrmH family RNA methyltransferase encodes MSPSAARVKSPRDLRTERRRRSHSCWDHLIAAPLWPMHEANLGTLLRTCDAVGACLAVPRLPWVPEALARGNTLRHPACIHWTGDQLSWLTHQHTRTDTTIVGAELADEALRLADLPPARNRTVLVLGHERDGIPPDAVALLDLAVEIPMVGTGASLNVAVAGSLVLYRLAGLL; translated from the coding sequence GTGAGCCCGTCGGCCGCGCGGGTGAAGTCCCCCCGCGATCTGCGCACCGAACGCCGCCGCCGCTCCCACAGCTGCTGGGACCACCTCATCGCCGCACCCCTGTGGCCCATGCACGAGGCCAACCTCGGCACCCTGCTCCGCACCTGCGACGCCGTAGGCGCATGCCTAGCCGTCCCCCGCCTCCCCTGGGTCCCCGAAGCCCTCGCCCGCGGCAACACCCTCCGCCACCCCGCCTGCATCCACTGGACCGGCGACCAACTCAGCTGGCTGACACACCAACACACCCGCACCGACACCACCATCGTCGGCGCCGAACTAGCCGACGAAGCCCTCCGCCTCGCCGACCTCCCCCCAGCACGCAACCGCACAGTCCTAGTCCTCGGACACGAACGCGACGGCATCCCCCCAGACGCCGTAGCCCTCCTAGACCTCGCCGTCGAGATCCCCATGGTCGGCACCGGCGCGAGCCTCAACGTCGCGGTCGCCGGGTCGCTGGTGCTGTATCGGCTCGCCGGGTTGTTATGA
- a CDS encoding carbohydrate ABC transporter permease, which yields MAHLAEPAADAPARPRGPERRGRSRRSRFNPAYLFVAPAFLLAAVFIVWPIVQSGWMSLHDWTIGDGSHKWLGFGNYTELFHDSRFWNALKVTLVYAVFVVVGQVAIGLALAQWLRRTTWYTMLLRSAFFFPTIASLAVSGIVWKFLLDPQVGLVDGWLGKLGFPTQAWLQDTHLALPALIVVGIWKNFGFSMIVLLAGVQGVSRELLEAATLDGAGAIARFRHVTLPALRPAILFTVVIGTVNALQLFDLTYVMTDGGPLFHTESIVMYLYQRGFVDFRLGYASAIAWVLFLIIIAVSVVQLRMLRYRDDD from the coding sequence ATGGCACATCTCGCCGAACCAGCGGCCGACGCCCCGGCGCGGCCGCGCGGACCGGAGCGCCGGGGCAGGAGCCGGCGGTCCCGGTTCAACCCCGCGTACCTGTTCGTCGCGCCCGCGTTCCTGCTGGCCGCCGTGTTCATCGTGTGGCCGATCGTCCAGTCGGGCTGGATGAGCCTGCACGATTGGACGATCGGCGACGGCTCGCACAAGTGGCTGGGCTTCGGGAACTACACCGAGCTCTTTCACGACTCACGCTTCTGGAACGCCCTGAAGGTGACGCTCGTGTACGCCGTCTTCGTCGTCGTCGGCCAGGTGGCGATCGGCCTGGCGCTGGCCCAGTGGCTGCGCCGGACCACCTGGTACACGATGCTGCTGCGCTCGGCGTTCTTCTTCCCGACGATCGCCTCGCTGGCCGTGTCCGGCATCGTCTGGAAGTTCCTGCTGGACCCGCAGGTCGGGCTCGTCGACGGCTGGCTCGGCAAGCTGGGCTTCCCCACACAAGCCTGGTTGCAGGACACGCATCTGGCGCTGCCCGCGCTGATCGTGGTCGGGATCTGGAAGAACTTCGGGTTCTCGATGATCGTCCTGCTCGCCGGGGTCCAGGGGGTCAGCAGGGAACTGCTGGAGGCCGCGACGCTGGACGGCGCCGGCGCGATCGCGCGGTTCCGGCACGTCACACTGCCCGCCCTGCGTCCGGCGATCCTGTTCACGGTCGTGATCGGCACGGTCAACGCCCTGCAACTGTTCGACCTGACGTACGTGATGACCGACGGCGGTCCGCTGTTCCACACCGAGTCCATCGTCATGTACCTCTACCAGCGCGGATTCGTCGACTTCCGGCTCGGCTACGCCAGTGCGATCGCCTGGGTGCTGTTCCTGATCATCATCGCCGTGTCCGTCGTGCAACTCCGAATGCTGAGGTACCGCGATGACGACTGA
- a CDS encoding ABC transporter substrate-binding protein → MKTHVKVAAAAVAAAGLLTAAGCGSSSPAGSGSVSGSGGGVVKLSVLTGFTGPDGPSYQALVSQFNASHPTIKVTMDIQPWDAIGQKLPAEWATGQGPDLATPNFDPGVIFNYIKTNSVLPLDSSVGAADSQINASAFPPAVTKAFTVNGHLYAVPANLATVALYYNKTMFTAAGITDPPKTSEEFVADVKKLTLGGASPTQYGISLADHQTIEMWPILQWMNGGDIVGPDGCATIDSAASVQALSTWAGMVQNQHVSPVGQTGADADTLFSAKKAAMELNGPWAADGFRKAGIDLGIAPVPAGSSGPVTLASTVPMMVAKNTKHKEQALEFLSWWTGKTAQASFSKGSGYPPARSDVTVSDPNVAVFAQGLPTARLYLAGLPTSSQIDTDIYTPLLGQLTRGADAQKSADAAAKSINQLTGCKS, encoded by the coding sequence ATGAAGACGCATGTGAAAGTCGCCGCCGCGGCCGTCGCCGCCGCCGGCTTGCTCACCGCCGCGGGCTGCGGCAGCAGTTCCCCGGCCGGCTCCGGCTCCGTGTCGGGGTCGGGCGGCGGCGTGGTGAAGCTGTCGGTGCTGACCGGGTTCACCGGTCCGGACGGACCCTCCTACCAGGCGCTGGTCTCGCAGTTCAACGCCTCGCACCCGACCATCAAGGTCACCATGGACATCCAGCCCTGGGACGCCATCGGGCAGAAGCTGCCGGCGGAGTGGGCCACCGGCCAGGGCCCGGACCTGGCGACGCCGAACTTCGACCCGGGCGTGATCTTCAACTACATCAAGACCAATTCGGTGCTGCCGCTGGACTCCTCGGTGGGCGCCGCCGACAGCCAGATCAACGCCAGCGCCTTCCCGCCCGCGGTGACCAAAGCGTTCACGGTCAACGGCCACCTGTACGCGGTCCCGGCGAACCTGGCGACCGTCGCGCTCTACTACAACAAGACGATGTTCACCGCCGCCGGCATCACCGACCCGCCGAAGACCTCGGAGGAGTTCGTCGCCGACGTCAAGAAGCTGACACTCGGCGGGGCGAGCCCGACGCAGTACGGCATCTCGCTGGCCGACCACCAGACCATCGAGATGTGGCCGATCCTGCAGTGGATGAACGGCGGGGACATCGTCGGCCCGGACGGCTGCGCGACGATCGACTCCGCGGCCAGCGTGCAGGCGCTGTCGACCTGGGCCGGGATGGTCCAGAACCAGCACGTCAGCCCGGTGGGCCAGACCGGCGCCGACGCCGACACGCTGTTCTCGGCGAAGAAGGCGGCGATGGAGCTCAACGGTCCCTGGGCCGCCGACGGCTTCCGCAAGGCCGGGATCGACCTGGGCATCGCCCCGGTCCCGGCCGGCTCCTCCGGCCCGGTCACCCTGGCCTCGACCGTGCCGATGATGGTCGCCAAGAACACCAAGCACAAGGAGCAGGCGCTGGAGTTCCTGAGCTGGTGGACCGGAAAGACCGCGCAGGCCTCCTTCTCCAAGGGCTCCGGCTACCCGCCGGCGCGCAGCGACGTCACCGTCTCAGACCCCAACGTCGCGGTGTTCGCCCAAGGGCTGCCGACCGCGCGCCTCTACCTGGCCGGACTCCCCACCTCCTCGCAGATCGACACCGACATCTACACCCCGCTGCTGGGCCAGCTCACCCGGGGCGCGGACGCCCAGAAGTCGGCCGACGCGGCCGCGAAGTCCATCAACCAGCTCACCGGCTGCAAGAGCTGA
- the arfA gene encoding arabinosylfuranosidase ArfA translates to MLTAHATLDPAFRVAPVDRRLFGSFVEHMGRCVYGGIHEPGHPESDADGNRLDVLELTRDLGISVIRYPGGNFVSGYRWEDGVGPVSERPRRQDLAWRSIETNEFGLNEFMAWAKLANVEPMMAVNLGTRGIQEACDLLEYANHPGGTYLSDLRRKHGVEEPHAIKLWCLGNEMDGPWQTGHKTAEEYGRLAAETAKAMRQVDSGIELVACGSSNALMPTFGSWESTVLEHTFDYVDYISLHAYYEQHGQDRASFLAAAAGMDRFIDGVVATADHVSAKKKSRKKLNLSFDEWNLWQESRFAGHTNLDWEQAPRLIEDTYTVQDAVVFGSLLMSLLRHADRVAIACLAQLVNVIGPIRAEPDRPAWAQTIFHPFALTARHAVGDVLRVETATDLYDTAEHGDVPLVDVVATHDRESGQLTVFAMNRHTEDRARLEIDLRAFGDLVVTEHLHLGGEQDLDAVNSIETPQAVAPISVEGASIEGRRLTASLPPVSWNMIRFVPANR, encoded by the coding sequence TTGCTGACAGCACATGCCACCCTCGACCCGGCCTTCCGCGTCGCGCCGGTCGACCGCCGCCTGTTCGGTTCCTTCGTGGAGCACATGGGCCGCTGCGTCTACGGCGGGATCCACGAGCCCGGACACCCCGAGTCCGACGCCGACGGAAACCGGCTGGACGTCCTGGAACTCACCCGCGACCTCGGGATCAGCGTCATCCGCTACCCCGGCGGCAACTTCGTGTCCGGATACCGCTGGGAGGACGGCGTCGGGCCGGTCTCCGAGCGGCCGCGCCGGCAGGACCTGGCCTGGCGCTCCATCGAGACCAACGAGTTCGGCCTGAACGAGTTCATGGCCTGGGCGAAGCTGGCGAACGTGGAGCCGATGATGGCGGTGAACCTGGGGACCCGGGGCATCCAAGAGGCCTGCGACCTGCTGGAGTACGCCAACCACCCGGGCGGCACGTACCTGTCCGACCTGCGCCGCAAGCACGGCGTCGAGGAGCCGCACGCGATCAAGCTGTGGTGCCTGGGCAACGAGATGGACGGCCCGTGGCAGACCGGCCACAAGACCGCCGAGGAGTACGGCAGACTCGCCGCCGAGACCGCCAAGGCGATGCGCCAGGTCGACTCCGGCATCGAGCTGGTCGCCTGCGGCAGCTCCAACGCCCTCATGCCGACCTTCGGCTCCTGGGAGTCCACGGTCCTGGAGCACACCTTCGACTACGTGGACTACATCTCCCTGCACGCCTACTACGAGCAACACGGCCAGGACCGCGCCAGCTTCCTGGCCGCCGCAGCCGGCATGGACCGCTTCATCGACGGCGTGGTGGCCACCGCCGACCATGTCTCCGCGAAGAAGAAGTCCCGCAAGAAGCTCAACCTCTCCTTCGACGAGTGGAACCTGTGGCAGGAAAGCCGCTTCGCCGGCCACACGAACCTGGACTGGGAACAGGCGCCCCGACTGATCGAGGACACCTACACCGTGCAGGACGCGGTGGTCTTCGGCAGCCTGCTGATGTCCCTGCTCCGCCACGCCGACCGGGTCGCCATCGCCTGCCTCGCGCAGCTGGTGAACGTGATCGGCCCGATCCGCGCCGAACCGGACCGCCCAGCCTGGGCACAGACCATCTTCCACCCCTTCGCACTCACCGCTCGGCACGCAGTCGGCGACGTGCTCCGCGTGGAGACAGCCACCGACCTCTACGACACCGCCGAGCACGGCGACGTACCGCTGGTCGACGTGGTGGCTACGCACGACCGCGAAAGCGGGCAGCTCACGGTGTTCGCGATGAACCGGCACACCGAGGACCGGGCCCGCCTGGAGATCGACCTGCGGGCTTTCGGCGACCTGGTGGTCACCGAGCACCTGCACCTCGGCGGCGAGCAGGACCTCGACGCCGTGAACTCGATCGAGACGCCGCAGGCGGTCGCGCCGATCAGCGTTGAGGGCGCGAGCATCGAGGGACGTCGGCTGACGGCTTCGCTCCCGCCGGTGTCCTGGAACATGATCCGGTTCGTTCCCGCCAATCGGTAG
- a CDS encoding alpha/beta fold hydrolase, whose amino-acid sequence MATFVLVPGLWLGSWVWDAVAGRLRADGHTVHALTMPGIAERAAEAKPDTDLRTEIADIVAYLREHGLREVVLVGHSGANMPVTGVIDEVPELITRVVYVDSGPMPSGLGVIDFLPPQAQDAQRRQVAEQGEGWLLPPPPFDAEQDPVNLAGISEAELERVRGLASPQPFRTTTDALDRPGDPMPVPASAITCTFTPEQVAQLAETGNPIFALMTKLELHPLPTGHWPMLSRPDDLAVLLGQVGQVRH is encoded by the coding sequence ATGGCGACGTTCGTACTGGTTCCCGGCTTGTGGTTGGGCTCGTGGGTGTGGGACGCGGTCGCCGGGCGGCTGCGCGCCGACGGGCACACCGTGCACGCCCTGACCATGCCCGGGATCGCCGAGCGCGCCGCGGAGGCCAAGCCCGACACCGACCTGCGGACCGAGATCGCGGACATCGTCGCCTACCTGCGCGAGCACGGCCTGCGCGAGGTGGTGCTGGTCGGGCACAGCGGCGCGAACATGCCGGTCACCGGGGTGATCGACGAGGTTCCCGAGCTGATCACCCGAGTGGTCTACGTCGACTCCGGTCCGATGCCCTCGGGGTTGGGCGTCATCGACTTCCTGCCGCCGCAGGCCCAGGACGCGCAGCGCCGGCAGGTCGCCGAGCAGGGCGAGGGCTGGCTGCTGCCGCCCCCGCCGTTCGACGCCGAGCAGGACCCGGTGAACCTGGCCGGCATCAGCGAGGCGGAGCTGGAACGCGTGCGCGGACTCGCCAGTCCGCAGCCGTTCCGCACCACGACGGACGCCCTCGACCGTCCCGGCGACCCGATGCCGGTACCCGCCTCGGCGATCACCTGCACGTTCACCCCCGAGCAGGTCGCGCAGCTCGCCGAGACCGGCAACCCGATCTTCGCCCTGATGACGAAGCTCGAGCTGCACCCGCTGCCGACCGGCCACTGGCCGATGCTCTCCCGACCGGACGACCTGGCCGTCCTGCTCGGGCAGGTAGGACAGGTCAGGCACTGA
- a CDS encoding LacI family DNA-binding transcriptional regulator, translating to MPPTLKDVAERAGVSIKTVSNVVNGYAFITPATRERVERAIAETGYRPNLGARNLRKGRTGFIVLAVPELDNPYFAELTGLVITAAHRRQWTVLVEQTQGSREREQAVITSMGPQRIDAAILSPLAMEPADLLSADPGTPLVLLGERDIPGPADHVAIDNVAAARTVVEHLVGIGRRRIAIIGDQPGKNGGTAALRTAGHRQALDAAGLPPDPELVVAVENYQRADGAEAMAHLLQLPEPPDAIFCCNDLLAIGAMRAAAERGVSVPHQVAVAGFDDIAEGSYSLPSLTTIAPDKAAIAEAAVDLADRRVDPIRGGRGDRDAEPQDVRAPFALKVRESTAGSAAGSAR from the coding sequence GTGCCCCCAACACTGAAGGACGTGGCCGAACGGGCCGGCGTCTCGATCAAGACGGTCTCGAACGTGGTGAACGGCTACGCCTTCATCACGCCGGCCACGCGCGAGCGGGTCGAGCGCGCGATCGCCGAGACCGGCTACCGCCCCAACCTCGGCGCGCGCAACCTGCGCAAGGGCCGGACCGGCTTCATCGTGCTGGCCGTCCCGGAGCTCGACAATCCGTACTTCGCCGAGCTCACCGGCCTGGTGATCACCGCCGCGCACCGCCGGCAGTGGACGGTGCTGGTCGAGCAGACGCAGGGCTCCCGCGAGCGCGAGCAGGCGGTCATCACCTCGATGGGACCGCAGCGCATCGACGCGGCGATCCTGAGCCCGCTGGCGATGGAGCCCGCCGATCTGCTCAGCGCCGACCCCGGGACCCCGCTGGTCCTGCTCGGCGAGCGCGACATCCCCGGACCCGCCGACCACGTCGCGATCGACAACGTCGCCGCCGCGCGCACGGTCGTGGAACACCTCGTCGGCATCGGCCGCCGCCGCATCGCGATCATCGGCGACCAGCCGGGCAAGAACGGCGGCACCGCCGCGCTGCGCACCGCCGGCCACCGCCAGGCCCTGGACGCCGCCGGTCTTCCCCCCGACCCGGAGCTGGTCGTCGCGGTCGAGAACTACCAGCGCGCCGACGGCGCCGAGGCGATGGCGCACCTGCTCCAGCTCCCCGAACCGCCGGACGCCATCTTCTGCTGCAACGACCTGCTCGCCATCGGCGCCATGCGCGCCGCCGCCGAACGCGGCGTCTCGGTCCCGCACCAGGTCGCCGTCGCCGGGTTCGACGACATCGCCGAGGGCAGCTACAGCCTGCCCTCGCTGACCACCATCGCCCCGGACAAGGCGGCGATCGCCGAGGCCGCGGTGGACCTGGCCGACCGCCGCGTCGACCCGATCCGCGGCGGACGCGGCGACCGCGACGCCGAGCCGCAGGACGTGCGCGCGCCCTTCGCGTTGAAGGTGCGCGAGAGCACGGCCGGGAGCGCGGCTGGGAGCGCGCGCTGA
- a CDS encoding M55 family metallopeptidase, whose product MKIFISSDMEGTAGVVNWDQCRPGQHDYEHYRALLQDEVNAAIDGANRAGGPHEFLVNDSHGRMANLRPEQLHGEASYLSGHHKPLYMMQGLDESFDAVFFVSYHGSASGSPATLSHTYNPAAIAEVRLNGALAGESGINSLVAHSLNVPVVLVTGDQTTASELRPFWPEARAAVVKQSVSRFAAESLHPARATRLIEETAREAITALRESGSAPAAHIETPSVLTVRLRNPDLAEMATWLERVEPDNTDPTVVHLADDDLLRLYRTFITLVVLTRGIAE is encoded by the coding sequence ATGAAGATCTTCATCTCCTCCGACATGGAGGGCACCGCCGGGGTGGTCAACTGGGACCAGTGCCGCCCCGGCCAGCACGACTACGAGCACTACCGCGCCCTGCTGCAGGACGAGGTCAACGCCGCGATCGACGGCGCGAACCGGGCCGGCGGACCCCACGAGTTCCTCGTCAACGACTCCCACGGCCGGATGGCGAACCTGCGTCCCGAGCAGCTGCACGGAGAAGCCTCCTACCTGTCCGGGCACCACAAGCCGCTGTACATGATGCAGGGCTTGGACGAGTCCTTCGACGCGGTCTTCTTCGTGTCCTACCACGGCTCGGCGTCCGGCAGCCCGGCAACGCTGTCCCACACCTACAACCCGGCGGCGATCGCCGAGGTCAGGCTCAACGGCGCGCTCGCCGGGGAGTCCGGCATCAACTCGCTGGTCGCCCACAGCCTCAACGTCCCGGTGGTGTTGGTGACCGGCGACCAGACGACCGCCAGCGAACTGCGGCCGTTCTGGCCCGAAGCCCGCGCCGCCGTGGTCAAGCAGTCGGTCTCACGCTTCGCCGCCGAGAGCCTCCATCCAGCGCGCGCCACCCGGCTCATCGAGGAGACGGCACGGGAGGCGATCACCGCATTGCGGGAATCCGGCAGCGCACCCGCCGCCCACATCGAGACTCCCTCGGTCCTCACAGTCCGCCTCCGTAACCCAGACCTCGCCGAGATGGCGACGTGGCTGGAACGCGTCGAGCCCGACAACACGGACCCGACCGTCGTCCACCTCGCCGACGACGATCTCCTGCGCCTCTACCGCACTTTCATCACGCTGGTCGTGCTCACCCGGGGCATCGCCGAGTAG
- the otsB gene encoding trehalose-phosphatase — MTNRQPPRARLTGAAGLFFDFDGTLAGIQEDPETVTPVSGVIPALTALAQRAKVVGIVSARPLSFLAEHFDEVPGLRLSGLYGLESSIAGERFTDPEAAGWEPAIREARERAQEELPGDVRIEDKRLALAIHYRSAPELRSGIEDWVSATAAATGLDVRIGRMVVELVPPVRRDKGSVVRSWCEGLDTAWYFGDDIGDRAAFEALAERQHDNPGFTAVRVAIVNSESEHGLAEQADVVLDAPSAVVGYIEDLLDVSRQG, encoded by the coding sequence ATGACGAACCGGCAGCCGCCGCGGGCCCGCCTCACCGGCGCCGCAGGGCTCTTCTTCGACTTCGACGGCACCCTCGCCGGCATCCAGGAGGACCCTGAGACCGTGACCCCGGTCTCCGGCGTCATCCCCGCGTTGACGGCGTTGGCGCAGAGGGCGAAGGTGGTCGGCATCGTCTCGGCCAGACCGCTGTCCTTCCTGGCCGAGCACTTCGACGAGGTTCCGGGACTGCGGCTGTCCGGCTTGTACGGCCTCGAATCGAGCATCGCCGGGGAGCGCTTCACCGATCCGGAGGCGGCCGGCTGGGAACCGGCGATCCGCGAGGCGCGCGAGCGTGCGCAGGAGGAGCTCCCCGGGGACGTGCGCATCGAGGACAAGCGGCTGGCACTGGCCATCCACTACCGCTCCGCGCCGGAACTGCGCTCCGGCATCGAGGACTGGGTCAGCGCGACCGCTGCCGCCACCGGGCTCGACGTCCGCATCGGCCGCATGGTCGTCGAGCTGGTGCCGCCGGTGCGGCGCGACAAGGGATCGGTGGTCCGGAGCTGGTGTGAAGGCTTGGACACGGCTTGGTATTTCGGGGACGACATCGGCGACCGCGCCGCGTTCGAGGCGCTCGCCGAGCGGCAGCACGACAATCCCGGGTTCACCGCGGTCCGGGTCGCGATCGTGAACAGCGAGTCGGAGCACGGACTCGCCGAGCAGGCCGACGTGGTGCTGGACGCGCCGAGTGCGGTCGTGGGCTATATCGAGGACCTGCTGGACGTGTCGCGTCAAGGGTAA
- a CDS encoding carbohydrate ABC transporter permease, which translates to MTTELTDASALTAAPSWAAPVLRTARTTARVLAWTVLSIAALATVVPFLWMLGVAFRTPADLYADPARLWPDRWSVSGFHAVFTQLPFFRLAVNSIVFAGGTTVLLLLIDSLCAYALARLRFRGQNFVFWTILLTLMVPFQVMLIPLFLTVFHLGWLNTFQGLIIPRSVSALGIFMLRQFFVKIPRQLDEAARVDGAGPLRIYWRIILPLARPALASLFVIQFMALWNDFLWPLVISSSTDMRTLPSALTLFSSTSGVDHAALMAGAAISLAPLAVAFLLAQRFFTEGIAATGIK; encoded by the coding sequence ATGACGACTGAGCTGACCGACGCCTCCGCGCTGACCGCCGCGCCGTCCTGGGCCGCCCCGGTGCTGCGCACGGCCAGAACCACCGCCAGGGTTCTGGCGTGGACGGTCCTGTCGATCGCGGCGCTGGCCACGGTCGTGCCGTTCCTGTGGATGCTCGGGGTGGCCTTCCGCACCCCGGCGGACCTGTACGCCGACCCGGCGCGGCTGTGGCCCGACCGCTGGTCGGTCTCCGGCTTCCACGCCGTGTTCACCCAGCTGCCGTTCTTCCGGCTCGCGGTGAACAGCATCGTGTTCGCCGGCGGCACGACCGTGCTGCTGCTGCTCATCGACTCGCTGTGCGCCTACGCGCTGGCGCGGCTGCGCTTCCGCGGGCAGAACTTCGTCTTCTGGACCATCCTGCTCACGCTGATGGTGCCGTTCCAGGTGATGCTGATCCCGCTGTTCCTCACCGTGTTCCACCTCGGCTGGCTGAACACCTTCCAGGGCCTGATCATCCCGCGCTCGGTGAGCGCCCTGGGCATCTTCATGCTCCGCCAGTTCTTCGTGAAGATCCCGCGGCAGCTGGACGAGGCCGCGCGCGTCGACGGCGCCGGTCCGCTGCGCATCTACTGGCGCATCATCCTGCCGCTGGCGCGGCCGGCGCTCGCCTCGCTGTTCGTCATCCAGTTCATGGCGCTGTGGAACGACTTCCTGTGGCCGCTGGTGATCTCCAGCAGCACCGACATGCGGACCCTGCCCTCCGCGCTGACGTTGTTCTCCAGCACCTCCGGCGTGGACCACGCCGCCCTCATGGCCGGCGCCGCGATCTCGCTGGCGCCCCTGGCCGTCGCCTTCCTGCTCGCCCAGCGGTTCTTCACCGAGGGCATCGCCGCAACAGGTATCAAGTAA